In a genomic window of Candidatus Neomarinimicrobiota bacterium:
- a CDS encoding TolC family protein yields MKNIYTNKYLITRNLGLHFTSMWQGANSKQTRKNERIRRTYLEKGLDREPDKTGDCSNSYSELAPHSVNSKLPGRKRSPLIKRSIAASFMLLFTVLIVPPAHSQTANTLSLEEAIGVAAVHNLSIQQAGNNVQVSKNNANLGNAGLMPRLDLNTGSTITDATVQTAGGEISTQSTRNTVGINAGYTLFRGMQGLNTYKLLNTQAEASALQLGLITENTLYATSQAYFNLLMTYDNLVILKEQISVSRERLGQALDKNDLGMSSRLQALAARVDFDSDSSSVLEAEYAFSEARRRLNLLLGWELDRRYTPVAVNRKFGSYTSVELVQQVLNKNKTLLLSQNQEIQGQLNLKNSRSSRFPALNLSGSYGLQKINADVDPDLGEADKTFSTGLSLSWNIFDGRKGKNIQNARIQQKNSELNTLDSKRQALSDLESTHSSFIKSLQILELKQNNLVSAQLNFDQTNEYFRLGVVSSTQFRESQLNLSRVKISLIQAKYSAYLDELKIWQLTGQLEEKMLTAN; encoded by the coding sequence ATGAAAAATATTTATACAAACAAATACTTGATCACCAGGAACCTTGGTCTTCACTTCACGTCGATGTGGCAAGGAGCAAATTCAAAGCAAACCAGAAAGAATGAAAGAATTCGCCGTACGTATCTGGAAAAAGGTCTTGATAGAGAACCGGACAAAACGGGCGACTGCAGCAATAGCTATTCTGAGCTTGCTCCTCATTCAGTAAACTCAAAACTGCCAGGAAGGAAGCGTTCGCCTTTAATAAAACGGTCCATTGCAGCAAGCTTTATGCTTCTCTTTACAGTCCTAATTGTTCCCCCTGCCCACAGCCAAACCGCTAACACATTATCCCTGGAAGAAGCAATTGGAGTCGCAGCTGTCCATAATTTGAGCATTCAACAGGCCGGTAATAATGTTCAGGTGTCTAAGAATAATGCCAATCTCGGAAATGCAGGCTTGATGCCTCGTCTGGATCTTAACACGGGTTCAACCATAACTGATGCTACAGTTCAAACTGCAGGAGGAGAGATAAGCACCCAGAGTACACGGAACACAGTTGGTATTAATGCTGGGTACACCTTATTCAGAGGGATGCAGGGTCTCAACACCTACAAGCTTCTAAACACCCAGGCTGAAGCCTCAGCATTACAGCTTGGCTTGATCACTGAAAATACGTTGTATGCAACATCACAAGCGTATTTCAATCTGTTAATGACTTACGATAACTTAGTCATCTTAAAAGAACAAATTTCTGTTTCTCGGGAACGACTGGGTCAGGCACTCGACAAAAATGATCTTGGAATGAGCAGTCGCCTACAAGCACTGGCTGCCCGAGTTGATTTTGATAGTGATAGCAGTTCAGTTCTGGAGGCTGAGTATGCTTTTTCTGAGGCACGCAGACGACTTAACCTCCTGCTGGGCTGGGAATTAGATCGCAGATATACACCAGTGGCAGTGAATCGAAAATTCGGGAGCTATACATCAGTTGAATTGGTTCAGCAGGTGTTGAACAAGAACAAAACTTTACTCCTCAGTCAGAATCAAGAGATCCAGGGTCAACTCAATCTAAAGAATAGCAGAAGTTCCCGGTTTCCGGCTTTGAATCTAAGCGGTAGTTACGGTTTGCAAAAAATCAATGCAGATGTAGATCCTGATTTGGGTGAAGCCGATAAAACATTCTCAACCGGTTTGTCTCTTTCCTGGAATATTTTTGATGGCAGGAAGGGAAAAAACATTCAAAATGCCCGCATTCAGCAAAAGAATAGTGAACTGAACACCCTGGATTCAAAACGTCAAGCGCTTAGCGATCTGGAATCTACCCACAGTTCGTTTATTAAAAGCCTGCAAATCTTGGAGCTTAAGCAAAACAATCTGGTTTCCGCACAGTTGAATTTTGACCAAACCAATGAATATTTTCGTCTGGGTGTGGTTAGCTCAACCCAGTTCAGGGAATCTCAATTGAACTTAAGTCGGGTCAAGATCAGTTTGATTCAAGCCAAATATAGCGCCTATCTGGATGAGTTAAAAATCTGGCAACTCACTGGACAACTAGAAGAAAAAATGCTAACCGCAAATTAA
- a CDS encoding ABC transporter ATP-binding protein, whose amino-acid sequence MIQINHLRKQFGNLIAVDDLSLEIRDGEILGFLGPNGAGKTTTIRMLCGLLEHDSGQIIWNNNQGRLADVIGFCPQENIFWPRLTCLEQLVFMGIMYGMDNEQATNRADELLNILGLDPKKQILAEKLSGGMKRRLNIALALIHDPPVLVLDEPEAGLDPQSRILVRDLIKSLANKKTVIITTHNMDEAERLTDRVAIVDQGKLLKLDTVENLKRSIGEGDMLEISLVAPIKESTKIQQLKGELDLISKQVTFLNGKLQIRSKGILEKLSEITTILKQNHLAIDEIQHRKNTLEDVFIHLTGRGLRE is encoded by the coding sequence ATGATACAAATAAACCATCTCAGAAAACAATTCGGTAACCTGATCGCGGTGGATGATCTATCTCTGGAAATTCGGGATGGAGAAATTCTGGGCTTTCTGGGTCCTAACGGAGCTGGAAAAACCACTACCATCCGCATGCTCTGCGGACTATTGGAGCATGATAGTGGTCAGATCATTTGGAACAACAATCAAGGCAGATTAGCTGATGTCATTGGTTTTTGTCCTCAGGAGAATATTTTTTGGCCCAGACTTACCTGTCTGGAACAACTGGTTTTTATGGGAATCATGTATGGTATGGACAATGAGCAGGCCACGAATCGAGCTGATGAGCTACTCAATATTCTAGGGCTTGATCCAAAAAAACAGATACTGGCTGAGAAACTTTCCGGCGGGATGAAACGTCGCCTGAATATTGCTCTAGCCCTGATCCACGACCCGCCTGTTCTAGTCTTAGATGAACCTGAAGCAGGACTGGATCCCCAAAGCCGTATTCTGGTCCGTGACCTGATCAAATCTTTGGCAAATAAGAAGACAGTGATCATTACCACTCACAATATGGATGAAGCCGAGCGCTTGACCGATCGTGTCGCTATCGTTGACCAGGGCAAATTGTTAAAGCTGGATACGGTTGAAAACCTGAAACGATCTATTGGTGAGGGTGATATGTTGGAAATATCGCTGGTAGCTCCAATTAAAGAGAGCACAAAGATTCAACAGTTGAAAGGAGAACTTGACCTTATCAGTAAGCAGGTCACTTTTCTGAATGGCAAACTTCAGATTCGATCTAAGGGCATCCTGGAAAAGCTTTCTGAGATTACAACTATCCTGAAACAGAATCACCTTGCGATCGATGAGATCCAGCACCGAAAGAACACTTTGGAGGATGTTTTTATACACTTGACTGGAAGAGGGTTGAGGGAATGA
- a CDS encoding T9SS type A sorting domain-containing protein, translated as MRYAIIKLVLLCLIPFSLSSSLQAQDVLFFTMGSDIFSGVGDQNSDGYDDILVVRPNYSNTWYLELYLGGSPMDTIPADTIEFDTTLYYRIDWILPLGDINGDGVKDFAINHNLDATAFYAGGWPPQHVGTKETYSVSYYDVGDVNADGYDDFISKGVSWQGNTFYLFYGNADFDLVPDDSLVYPTEYLNAQGIPTGGQDFTGDGIDDFILVYKFNSSMVPDSPFVYFDFFEGGVTFEMFPTYTATYYDSTNAVADHNFVGDMNGDGISEWALWQRQTDPEWPELGDSNGSPSIHLGGSQLNQPAYYKLDSPPGATEVRPFYAGDFNGDGYADAFAVENIEFGNISIFLGGPNFDRHYDLLLSGNWTWQEWFGRRSRWCGDVNGDGCDDILTGAESLAGAMPYIWIIGGDSTLITNNYPYLDSWTPEDSLLIHAPGDTLYFTAQGHDIDEGDYWAYGWFINGEQEAAGDEDSTFTLYLDPDLYHQGNRYQIELAVADEEGYNQNFIWELQIDSTVGIARNPELPLSFQLSAYPNPFNNQTQIEFQLPQKDHIQLNVYDLKGRLVRVLASGNYELGVHRIGWDTLDGYGKPMVSGLHFIRLTTRTGQHRTIKLSYLK; from the coding sequence ATGAGATACGCTATAATAAAATTAGTGTTACTCTGTCTAATCCCATTTTCCCTATCTAGTTCACTGCAAGCCCAGGATGTCCTGTTCTTTACCATGGGTTCAGATATTTTTAGTGGTGTTGGCGACCAGAACAGTGATGGCTATGATGATATTCTGGTTGTCCGGCCAAACTATTCTAATACATGGTATTTAGAGCTTTACCTGGGTGGATCACCCATGGACACAATTCCTGCGGATACGATAGAATTTGACACCACACTTTATTATAGGATAGACTGGATTTTACCTCTGGGTGACATTAATGGTGATGGTGTAAAAGATTTTGCCATTAATCATAATTTGGATGCCACAGCTTTTTATGCCGGTGGTTGGCCTCCTCAACATGTAGGAACAAAAGAAACCTATTCTGTAAGTTATTATGATGTGGGTGATGTGAATGCAGATGGCTATGATGATTTTATTTCAAAAGGTGTATCTTGGCAGGGTAATACTTTCTACCTGTTTTATGGGAATGCAGACTTTGATCTAGTTCCAGATGATTCTTTGGTTTATCCGACGGAATATTTAAACGCTCAAGGTATTCCTACAGGTGGGCAAGACTTTACGGGTGACGGTATTGATGACTTCATCTTGGTCTACAAATTTAATTCAAGTATGGTTCCAGATAGTCCCTTTGTCTATTTTGATTTTTTTGAAGGCGGAGTTACTTTTGAAATGTTTCCAACATACACTGCTACATACTATGACTCTACGAATGCTGTAGCAGATCATAATTTTGTTGGTGACATGAATGGTGATGGAATTAGTGAATGGGCCCTCTGGCAGCGCCAGACTGATCCGGAGTGGCCGGAATTGGGGGACAGTAATGGAAGCCCTTCCATCCACCTGGGGGGATCCCAATTGAATCAACCAGCCTATTATAAACTTGATTCTCCTCCTGGGGCCACTGAAGTACGACCTTTTTATGCCGGTGATTTCAATGGAGATGGCTATGCCGATGCTTTTGCAGTAGAGAATATTGAATTTGGCAACATATCTATCTTTCTGGGAGGCCCCAATTTTGATCGACACTATGATTTGTTACTTTCTGGAAACTGGACCTGGCAGGAGTGGTTTGGCCGGAGATCGCGCTGGTGCGGTGATGTTAACGGTGACGGCTGTGATGATATCCTCACCGGAGCTGAGTCCTTGGCCGGAGCAATGCCCTATATCTGGATTATTGGCGGTGACTCCACATTGATTACCAATAACTACCCCTATCTGGATAGTTGGACGCCTGAAGACAGCCTACTGATCCATGCTCCTGGTGATACACTGTATTTTACTGCCCAGGGTCATGATATCGATGAGGGTGATTACTGGGCTTATGGCTGGTTTATCAATGGAGAACAGGAAGCTGCCGGTGATGAGGATAGCACCTTCACCCTTTATCTGGATCCAGATCTCTATCACCAGGGAAACCGTTATCAAATTGAATTAGCAGTTGCGGACGAAGAGGGTTATAACCAGAATTTTATTTGGGAATTACAAATTGACAGCACAGTGGGAATAGCCAGGAATCCAGAACTACCCTTAAGTTTTCAACTCTCAGCTTATCCCAACCCCTTTAACAACCAAACTCAAATTGAATTCCAATTACCCCAGAAAGATCATATTCAGTTGAATGTTTATGACTTGAAGGGCCGACTGGTAAGAGTTTTAGCATCAGGTAATTATGAACTAGGAGTCCATAGAATTGGATGGGATACTCTGGATGGGTATGGCAAGCCCATGGTCAGTGGGCTTCATTTTATACGGCTGACTACCAGAACGGGTCAGCATAGAACGATTAAACTATCATATCTCAAATAA